In the Fusarium oxysporum f. sp. lycopersici 4287 chromosome 9, whole genome shotgun sequence genome, one interval contains:
- a CDS encoding hsp98-like protein encodes MNSRMDFTDRAQKAVEDAMALAEQYGHSQLAPVHLAVSLLDPPPDPSKDQQNGPPPTSTLFRQVVERAHGDPQLFDRALKKTLVRLPSQDPPPEHVSLAPQFHNVLRKAMELQKVQKDTYIGVDHLITALSEDSTIQGPLKEANIPKPKLVQEAVQAIRGTKRVDSKTADTEEENENLAKFTIDMTEMAREKKIDPVIGREEEIRRVVRILSRRTKNNPVLIGEPGVGKTTVIEGLAQRIVNRDVPDNLKSCKLLSLDVGALVAGSKYRGEFEERMKGVLKEITESKDVIILFVDEIHLLMGAGSSGEGGMDAANLLKPMLARGQLHCIGATTLAEYRKYVEKDAAFERRFQQVIVKEPSIPETVSILRGLKERYDRHHRVTILDSALVAAANLAARYLTSRRLPDSAIDLVDEAAAAVRVARESQPEIIDSLERKLRQLMIEIAALEKEKDEASQTRLAQARKDAKNVEEELQPLREKYQSEIKRSEEIHQAKLKLDDLEKRLEDAMNNSEHAKAADLKYGAIPEQEAVIKELEARKAAADAALNATAPTDSGGAMVTDIVTADNINEIVARWTGIPVTRLRTSEKEKLIHMEKVLSKVVVGQKEAVQSVANAIRLQRSGLSNPNQPPSFLFCGPSGTGKTLLTKALAEFLFDDAKAMIRFDMSEYQERHALSRMIGAPPGYVGHDAGGQLTEALRRKPFSILLFDEVEKAAKEVLTVLLQLMDDGRITDGQGRVVDAKNCIVVMTSNLGAEYLVRPGVKEGRVDPGTRELVMTALRNYFLPEFLNRINSVVIFNRLTRKEIRKIVDIRLGEIQKRLEDNGRKVHIDVSEEAKDYLGNSGYSPAYGARPLSRLIEKEVLNRLAILILRNNIRDGEYARVELIDGKIVVLSNHPDSELGEDEDMVDEEDAVDEMLDDMDQDIYD; translated from the coding sequence ATGAATAGCCGCATGGACTTCACAGACCGTGCCCAAAAGGCCGTGGAAGATGCCATGGCCTTGGCTGAACAATACGGCCACTCCCAGCTTGCGCCGGTTCATCTCGCTGTATCTCTGCTCGACCCTCCCCCGGACCCTTCAAAGGATCAACAGAACGGTCCTCCTCCCACAAGCACACTCTTCCGACAAGTCGTTGAGCGAGCACATGGCGATCCTCAACTTTTCGATCGAGCCCTCAAGAAAACCCTCGTTCGACTCCCAAGTCAAGACCCCCCACCTGAGCATGTCTCTTTGGCACCTCAGTTCCACAATGTGCTAAGAAAGGCCATGGAACTGCAGAAGGTACAGAAGGATACATACATTGGCGTGGACCACCTCATCACTGCTCTTTCTGAGGATTCAACCATCCAAGGACCTCTCAAGGAAGCCAACATtcccaagcccaagctgGTACAAGAAGCAGTACAGGCTATTCGGGGAACAAAGCGAGTCGACAGCAAGACGGCTGAtactgaagaggagaatgAGAACCTGGCCAAGTTCACCATTGACATGACTGAAATGGCAcgcgagaagaagatcgaccCCGTCATTGGTCGAGAGGAGGAGATTCGCAGAGTTGTCAGAATTCTCTCTCGACGAACCAAGAACAACCCTGTCCTTATCGGTGAGCCCGGTGTAGGCAAGACCACAGTCATTGAAGGACTGGCACAGCGAATTGTCAACCGTGATGTTCCTGACAACTTGAAGTCATGCAAGCTCCTTTCGCTTGACGTGGGTGCACTTGTCGCTGGCAGCAAGTATCGTGGAGAGTTTGAAGAAAGAATGAAAGGTGTTTTGAAGGAGATTACTGAGTCAAAGGATGTCATCATTCTCTTTGTCGATGAAATCCACCTTCTCATGGGCGCTGGTTCGTCCGGTGAGGGAGGCATGGATGCTGCCAACCTTCTCAAGCCCATGCTTGCTCGTGGCCAGCTACACTGTATCGGTGCGACTACCCTTGCTGAATACCGTAAGTACGTTGAGAAGGATGCCGCCTTCGAACGTCGATTCCAGCAGGTTATTGTCAAGGAACCCAGCATCCCTGAGACGGTCTCTATCCTTCGAGGTCTCAAGGAGCGATATGACCGTCACCACCGAGTCACTATTCTCGACAGCGCTCTCGTAGCTGCCGCTAATCTGGCTGCACGCTACCTTACATCCCGACGTCTGCCTGACTCGGCCATCGATCTTGTCGATGAGGCCGCTGCTGCAGTTCGTGTTGCTCGAGAGTCTCAGCCCGAAATTATCGACTCTCTCGAGCGCAAGCTTAGGCAGCTTATGATCGAGATTGCggctcttgagaaggaaaaggacGAGGCATCCCAGACTCGTCTTGCTCAAGCTAGAAAGGATGCTAAGAACGTTGAAGAGGAGTTACAGCCTCTCCGTGAGAAGTATCAGAGCGAGATCAAGCGCAGTGAGGAGATTCACCaagccaagctcaagctcgatGATCTCGAGAAGCGCCTCGAGGATGCCATGAATAACTCTGAGCACGCCAAGGCCGCCGATCTCAAGTATGGTGCCATCCCCGAACAAGAGGCTGTcatcaaggagcttgaggctcGCAAAGCTGCTGCCGACGCCGCTCTTAACGCTACTGCCCCCACGGACTCTGGTGGCGCCATGGTCACCGACATCGTCACCGCAGATAACATCAACGAGATTGTCGCTCGATGGACTGGCATTCCAGTCACTCGCCTGCGTACctctgagaaggagaagctcaTCCACATGGAAAAGGTGCTCAGCAAGGTCGTTGTTGGCCAGAAGGAAGCTGTTCAATCTGTCGCCAACGCCATTCGACTCCAGCGTTCTGGCCTTAGTAATCCCAATCAGCCGCCTAGCTTCCTTTTCTGTGGTCCATCGGGTACCGGAAAGACCCTTCTGACCAAGGCCCTGGCCGAATTTCTGTTCGACGACGCCAAGGCAATGATCCGCTTTGATATGTCTGAATACCAGGAGAGACATGCGCTGAGCCGCATGATTGGTGCGCCTCCTGGATACGTTGGACATGATGCCGGTGGTCAGCTCACTGAGGCTCTCCGCCGCAAGCCATTCTCAATCTTGCTCTTTGACgaggttgagaaggctgccaAGGAAGTTCTCACTGTCCTTCTCCAGCTCATGGACGATGGGCGTATCACTGACGGCCAAGGCAGAGTCGTTGACGCCAAGAACTGCATCGTGGTTATGACCTCTAACCTGGGTGCAGAATACCTTGTTCGACCTGGCGTGAAGGAGGGTCGTGTCGACCCCGGTACTCGCGAGTTGGTTATGACCGCCTTACGTAACTACTTCTTGCCTGAGTTCCTCAACCGCATCAACTCGGTTGTCATCTTCAACCGTCTCACACGCAAGGAGATTCGCAAGATTGTCGATATTCGGCTTGGCGAGATCCAGAAACGACTCGAAGACAATGGCCGAAAGGTCCATATCGACGTGTcggaagaagccaaagattACCTTGGCAACAGTGGGTACTCACCGGCTTATGGTGCTCGACCTCTCTCTCGTCTTATCGAGAAGGAGGTCCTCAACCGTCTTGC